The following proteins are encoded in a genomic region of Corylus avellana chromosome ca4, CavTom2PMs-1.0:
- the LOC132178074 gene encoding uncharacterized protein LOC132178074 produces MVLSFSEEDAKGVMMPHDDTLVVTVTVANHLLHRILVDNGSSTNILYWPVFKQMGIDHDRIKSFGFPLVGFSGEQVQPIGLISLPVTAGTAPRQSTTMVDFLVVNRPSAYNAIIGRPALNKLEAATSTYHLKIKFRTEEGVKEVKEDQSAARKCYITSLKKPSEAANGWHCGSKKEGEPNGKPAESLEDVVVADNKVVKIVSQLASEVQEGLVTFLRKNLEVFAWAHEDMPGISPKDILHQLNVDLSMKPVKQKRRKFATERNMAIAEEVEKLLRAQFIEEVHYSDWLTNVVLIKKSNGKWRMCVDFTNLNKACPKDSFPLPHIDTLVDSTSGYGLLSFVDAFSSYNQIYMHPKDREKIAFIID; encoded by the coding sequence ATGGTCCTATCATTCTCTGAAGAAGATGCAAAAGGGGTGATGATGCCCCATGATGACACATTGGTGGTGACGGTGACAGTGGCTAACCATCTGCTCCATCGAATCTTAgtggacaatggaagctcgACTAACATCCTCTATTGGCCAGTTTTCAAACAAATGGgcattgatcatgataggatcaagtcGTTTGGTTTTCCCTTGGTCGGATTTTCAGGAGAACAAGTCCAACCCATCGGGCTTATCTCTCTCCCTGTAACAGCAGGAACAGCCCCCAGACAATCAACTACTATGGTAGATTTCTTGGTGGTCAACCGACCATCTGCTTACAACGCAATAATTGGCCGGCCAGCCTTGAATAAGTTGGAAGCTGCAACTTCAACCTACCACCTAAAGATAAAGTTTCGGACTGAAGAGGGAGTCAAAGAAGTCAAAGAAGACCAGAGTGCAGCAAGGAAGTGTTACATCACTTCTTTGAAGAAGCCTTCAGAAGCCGCAAACGGTTGGCACTGTGGGAGCAAAAAGGAGGGTGAACCGAATGGCAAGCCTGCCGAGTCGCTAGAAGACGTGGTTGTAGCGGACAACAAAGTAGTGAAGATTGTATCCCAACTCGCCTCGGAGGTCCAGGAAGGCCTCGTTACCTTTCTAAGAAAGAATCTAGAAGTGTTTGCATGGGCACACGAAGACATGCCAGGCATTAGCCCTAAAGACATACTCCACCAACTCAATGTGGATCTAAGCATGAAACCGgtgaagcaaaagagaagaaaattcgCTACAGAACGAAATATGGCAATAGCCGAAGAGGTGGAGAAGTTGCTCAGAGCTCAGTTCATTGAAGAAGTACACTATTCTGATTGGCTGACCAATGTAGTATTGATCAAGAAATCCAATgggaaatggaggatgtgtgtagACTTCACCAACCTCAACAAAGCTTGTCCAAAAGACAGCTTTCCCCTACCCCACATTGATACGTTGGTAGATTCAACATCTGGATATGGCTTGCTCAGCTTCGTGGATGCTTTCTCTAGTTACAACCAGATCTATATGCATCCAAAAGATAGGGAGAAGATTGCATTTATCATAGACTGA
- the LOC132178073 gene encoding uncharacterized protein LOC132178073 — MEHMESLRAYFILHETPDEISCRAFPLTLAGVAKEWFARLPIESVDNFKSLGCLFLSQFLATQKRKKNPTYLLSLIQGKDESLKDFIVKFNKEKLTVESPSEQTILDALMHGVRAEGPLMAELAKKSTLVTLR, encoded by the coding sequence ATGGAGCATATGGAGAGTCTTCGGGCATATTTCATCCTCCACGAAACCCCAGATGAGATCTCATGCCGGGCGTTTCCATTAACCTTGGCTGGAGTAGCCAAAGAATGGTTTGCAAGACTCCCTATCGAATCTGTGGATAACTTCAAATCCTTGGGGTGCCTTTTTCTAAGCCAATTCTTAGCCAcccaaaagaggaagaagaatccaACTTACCTGCTTTCTCTTATTCAGGGGAAGGATGAGTCTTTGAAGGACTTCATAGTCAAGTTCAACAAGGAGAAGTTGACAGTAGAGAGCCCGAGTGAACAAACAATACTTGATGCTCTAATGCATGGGGTAAGAGCCGAGGGTCCACTGATGGCCGAACTAGCAAAGAAGTCTACATTGGTGACTCTTCGTTAG